A genomic segment from Cyprinus carpio isolate SPL01 chromosome A4, ASM1834038v1, whole genome shotgun sequence encodes:
- the LOC109065787 gene encoding CD9 antigen isoform X1 produces the protein MMSKSDLSSGEQCIKYMIFVFNFIFWLAGTGVLAVGLWLRFDERTKEFFTGEDASTVFLTGVYILIVAGAIMMVVGFLGCCGAIRESTCMLGLFFVFLLIIFAAEVAAGIWGLSNQENIVTDVQRFYTEVFNKYKETKQEALRESLRAIQYGLRCCGPSGTFFDGAAETCPKAEGLQVLVTKSCPDAIKELFTSRLQVIGGVGIGIGVVMIFGMIFSMLLCCAIRRTRDIV, from the exons ATGATGTCTAAGTCAGACCTGTCGAGTGGAGAGCAGTGCATCAAATATATGATATTCgtctttaatttcatattttgg CTCGCAGGTACAGGAGTTTTAGCTGTTGGTCTCTGGCTGCGTTTCGATGAAAGAACTAAAGAATTCTTCACTGGAGAAGATGCTTCAACTGTGTTCCTCACAG GGGTCTACATCCTCATTGTGGCAGGTGCCATCATGATGGTGGTCGGGTTCCTCGGCTGCTGTGGAGCAATAAGAGAATCGACTTGCATGCTGGGACTG TTCTTTGTGTTCCTGCTCATCATTTTTGCTGCAGAGGTGGCCGCTGGAATCTGGGGATTGTCCAATCAAGAGAAT ATCGTGACAGATGTCCAGCGGTTCTACACGGAGGTGTTCAACAAATATAAAGAAACTAAACAGGAAGCGCTGAGAGAGAGTCTGCGAGCCATTCAGTACGGA CTGAGGTGCTGTGGACCATCAGGAACATTTTTTGATGGAGCAGCCGAAACATGTCCCAAAGCGGAGGGACTTCAAGTGCTTGTCACAAAG AGCTGCCCAGATGCTATTAAGGAGCTCTTCACCTCTAGGCTTCAGGTGATCGGAGGGGTTGGGATTGGCATTGGTGTGGTCATG ATCTTCGGCATGATCTTCAGCATGCTGCTGTGCTGCGCCATCCGACGAACCCGGGACATTGTGTGA
- the LOC109065802 gene encoding scavenger receptor cysteine-rich type 1 protein M130-like, which translates to MAKSFCSGRVEVLHDGRWGTVSDDGWDLTDAAVVCRELGCGDVIEAKGGAYFGQGSGPVWMNSVDCVGNESSLIQCNVDHWQHNNLDNLHDAGVTCNEPYSTNRGSVQGLESSVKVLLRIEMKTDPKFNPNDHRAMSKLSKEIEKKLQISGPFSLTWKTQKDGKVFQEVSQKKKPARKCS; encoded by the exons atgGCAAAAAG CTTTTGTTCTGGacgagtggaggttcttcatgatGGTCGGTGGGGAACAGTGTCTGATGATGGCTGGGATCTAACAGATGCTGCAGTGGTTTGTAGAGAACTGGGCTGTGGAGATGTTATAGAGGCTAAAGGTGGTGCTTATTTTGGACAAGGATCTGGCCCAGTATGGATGAATTCTGTTGACTGTGTAGGGAACGAGTCTTCATTGATACAATGTAACGTAGATCACTGGCAGCACAACAACCTCGATAACCTGCACGATGCTGGAGTCACCTGCAATG AGCCCTATTCCACAAACAGAGGGTCTGTCCAGGGCTTAGAGTCAAGTGTTAAAGTCCTGTTGAGGATTGAGATGAAGACCGACCCCAAGTTCAACCCAAATGATCACAGAGCCATGAGTAAGCTCTCCAAGGAG ATTGAGAAGAAGCTGCAAATAAGTGGACCTTTCTCACTGACTTGGAAAACTCAGAAAGATGGAAAAGTCTTCCAGGAGGTCTCCCAGAAAAAGAAGCCTGCAAGAAAATGTAGCTGA
- the LOC109065787 gene encoding CD9 antigen isoform X2 — protein MAEGGIQCIKYLLFVFNFIFWLAGTGVLAVGLWLRFDERTKEFFTGEDASTVFLTGVYILIVAGAIMMVVGFLGCCGAIRESTCMLGLFFVFLLIIFAAEVAAGIWGLSNQENIVTDVQRFYTEVFNKYKETKQEALRESLRAIQYGLRCCGPSGTFFDGAAETCPKAEGLQVLVTKSCPDAIKELFTSRLQVIGGVGIGIGVVMIFGMIFSMLLCCAIRRTRDIV, from the exons ATGGCCGAGGGTGGAATTCAGTGTATCAAATACTTGCTATTTGTCTTCAACTTTATCTTCTGG CTCGCAGGTACAGGAGTTTTAGCTGTTGGTCTCTGGCTGCGTTTCGATGAAAGAACTAAAGAATTCTTCACTGGAGAAGATGCTTCAACTGTGTTCCTCACAG GGGTCTACATCCTCATTGTGGCAGGTGCCATCATGATGGTGGTCGGGTTCCTCGGCTGCTGTGGAGCAATAAGAGAATCGACTTGCATGCTGGGACTG TTCTTTGTGTTCCTGCTCATCATTTTTGCTGCAGAGGTGGCCGCTGGAATCTGGGGATTGTCCAATCAAGAGAAT ATCGTGACAGATGTCCAGCGGTTCTACACGGAGGTGTTCAACAAATATAAAGAAACTAAACAGGAAGCGCTGAGAGAGAGTCTGCGAGCCATTCAGTACGGA CTGAGGTGCTGTGGACCATCAGGAACATTTTTTGATGGAGCAGCCGAAACATGTCCCAAAGCGGAGGGACTTCAAGTGCTTGTCACAAAG AGCTGCCCAGATGCTATTAAGGAGCTCTTCACCTCTAGGCTTCAGGTGATCGGAGGGGTTGGGATTGGCATTGGTGTGGTCATG ATCTTCGGCATGATCTTCAGCATGCTGCTGTGCTGCGCCATCCGACGAACCCGGGACATTGTGTGA
- the LOC109047079 gene encoding ankyrin repeat and SOCS box protein 15-like — MFFLLSPLGGDVTSQATNGDSVLYDAAGGGNLDCIDLLLQHGANPNVASLCSQLPIHRAAYQGHYLALKKLISITNMKAIRLCGMSPVHSAADGGHADCLELLIKKGFDVNPILGCQISENYGDMRKTPLYFAISNGDVTCAELLLKAGAKPDLDPLRCLLVAVRAEKYELVSLLLAYGADVNCFFSVICDTVFPTALQYCLKDEMMLRLLLNNGYHAESCFECYHDNWVTPYIWAEAPSQSYQIRSDTNKVTFCEIISVSWMAHLAGRVVQTLLDYVNHVDICSKLQCILERQEEWPDICEILRNPRSLKHQARLVIRRCMTLRRLNDPEFMSTVPFPPALKNLLLYKEYDIYGRMDEQ, encoded by the exons ATGTTTTTCTTGCTCTCACCTTTAGGGGGCGACGTCACATCACAAGCTACCAATGGAGACAGTGTGTTATATGACGCAGCAGGCGGTGGGAACCTGGACTGTATTGATCTACTCTTACAACATGGTGCCAATCCTAATGTAGCCAGTCTTTGCTCCCAACTGCCAATTCACCGTGCAGCCTACCAGGGGCACTACCT GGCTCTGAAGAAGTTAATTTCCATCACCAATATGAAGGCCATCCGTCTGTGTGGGATGAGTCCGGTTCATTCTGCAGCAGACGGAGGCCATGCTGACTGTCTTGAGTTGCTTATCAAGAAAGGTTTTGACGTCAACCCAATCCTGGGCTGCCAAATTTCTGAAAACTACGGTGACATGAGGAAGACCCCACTGTACTTCGCCATCAGCAATGGAGATGTCACCTGCGCTGAGTTGCTTCTGAAAGCAGGTGCGAAGCCGGACCTGGACCCGCTGCGCTGCCTCCTGGTGGCGGTCAGAGCTGAGAAGTACGAGCTGGTGTCACTGCTTCTCGCCTATGGGGCGGATGTCAACTGTTTCTTCTCTGTCATCTGTGACACCGTTTTTCCTACGGCATTGCAATACTGCCTCAAAGATGAAATGATGCTGCGCCTGCTCCTTAACAACGGTTACCATGCAGAAAGCTGCTTTGAGTGTTACCATGACAACTGGGTAACACCATACATATGGGCAGAGGCTCCTAGCCAGTCGTACCAAATCAGGAGTGATACGAATAAAGTTACC TTTTGTGAGATTATTAGTGTGTCATGGATGGCGCATTTGGCTGGGAGGGTGGTGCAGACACTCCTAGATTACGTGAATCACGTGGACATCTGCTCTAAACTGCAATGCATTTTGGAGAGACAAGAGGAGTGGCCAGATATCTGTGAAATCCTTA GGAACCCTCGCTCTCTGAAACACCAGGCCAGGTTGGTTATCAGGAGATGTATGACACTGAGACGACTGAATGACCCTGAGTTCATGAGCACCGTTCCTTTCCCACCGGCACTGAAGAACCTCCTACTCTACAAAGAATACGATATTTACGGCCGAATGGATGAACAGTAG
- the LOC122139642 gene encoding leiomodin-2-like: MSTFGYRRELSKYEDLDEDELLASLTAEELQELEKELADIDPDDNLPIGLRQRDQTAKTPTRTFSREALMKYWENETRKLLEEERIGSTSPRQKDEDSRKEEECMTESENEESGDEKDEAEECEKDIQKYREAEQDQDEESEPEEPITEEEDVEEEEEEEEEEEEEEEEENEEENRPKIAPTLDCTPHPQQCWSSNGQSNQRQAEPVKQYSSLMSEPKVQVQEPSRMSGNPTVVDEVLEKILNNDPDTTEVNLNNIDNISQDTLIRFAEALRSNTHIRFFSLANTHADDQVAFAVAKMLRENSNITNLNIESNFITGKGILALVQALTRNSTLTEMRFHNQRHICGGQVEMEIVKLLRENTTLIKLGYQFDLPGPRISMTTILTRNQDLQRQKRMHELRQLQGGAATPTNPRTVALQKSTTTSSPYSSPRSSPWSSPKLPHIDTAKKNDPPAPPPPPPPPPPPPPTSKASIPEKKAPSRMIAEVIKQQEGTSTKQQQGPTKSKSKKGKKGAAKQTETDSILMKLKNTLRPINDREFSRPSTPQRGAHDELMAAIRGSNIRNLRRVEVPKYLR; this comes from the exons ATGAGTACATTCGGCTATAGGCGAGAACTGAGTAAGTATGAGGATTTAGATGAAGATGAGCTGTTGGCCTCGCTGACTGCTGAGGAGCTCCAGGAGCTGGAGAAGGAGTTGGCTGATATTGACCCAGATGACAACCTTCCCATCGGACTGCGACAGAGAGATCAGACAGCTAAGACTCCCACTAGAACGTTCAGCAGGGAAGCTCTTATGAAATACTGGGAAAACGAGACTCGAAAACTGTTGGAGGAGGAGAGGATTGGATCCACAAGCCCTAGACAA AAAGATGAAGACAGCAGGAAAGAGGAGGAATGCATGACTGAGAGTGAAAATGAAGAATCTGGGGATGAAAAAGACGAGGCTGAAGAATGTGAGAAAGACATACAAAAATATCGGGAAGCCGAACAAGACCAAGATGAGGAAAGTGAACCAGAGGAGCCGATAACAGAAGAGGAGGatgtggaagaagaagaagaagaagaagaagaagaagaagaagaggaggaagaagaaaatgAAGAAGAGAACAGGCCTAAAATAGCACCGACACTGGATTGTACCCCACACCCTCAGCAGTGTTGGTCTTCCAATGGTCAGTCCAATCAGAGACAGGCAGAGCCTGTAAAACAATACTCTTCACTGATGAGTGAACCAAAAGTCCAAGTTCAGGAGCCCAGTCGCATGTCAGGAAACCCTACTGTGGTGGACGAGGTTCTGGAAAAGATCCTCAACAATGACCCAGATACCACTGAGGTCAACCtcaacaacattgataatatctCCCAAGACACACTTATCCGATTTGCAGAAGCCTTACGTTCTAACACACACATACGTTTCTTTAGCCTTGCCAACACACATGCAGATGACCAGGTGGCTTTTGCCGTTGCCAAGATGCTGAGAGAAAACAGCAACATCACAAATCTTAACATCGAGTCCAACTTCATTACAGGGAAGGGTATCCTGGCACTGGTGCAAGCCCTCACCCGAAACAGTACTCTTACAGAAATGCGATTTCACAATCAGAGGCACATTTGTGGAGGTCAGGTGGAAATGGAGATTGTAAAGTTACTGAGGGAGAATACCACGCTGATAAAGTTGGGTTACCAGTTCGACCTTCCTGGCCCTCGTATAAGCATGACGACCATTCTTACCCGCAACCAAGACCTCCAGAGACAGAAGAGAATGCACGAGCTACGCCAACTGCAAGGAGGTGCAGCGACGCCAACAAACCCAAGAACAGTCGCCCTTCAGAAGAGCACGACCACATCTTCTCCTTACAGCTCCCCTCGGAGTTCACCATGGTCATCTCCAAAGTTACCACACATTGATACGGCAAAGAAGAATGATCCCCCTGctcctccacctccaccaccacctcctcctccaccacccCCAACATCCAAAGCCTCCATCCCAGAGAAAAAGGCTCCCTCCAGAATGATCGCAGAAGTCATCAAACAGCAAGAGGGGACCTCTACAAAACAGCAGCAGGGTCCCACCAAATCTAAAtccaaaaagggaaaaaaaggggcTGCAAAACAAACAGAGACTGACAGCATATTAATGAAACTTAAGAACACTTTGAGACCCATCAATGACAGAGAGTTCTCCAGACCGTCCACACCTCAACGTGGTGCTCATGATGAACTCATGGCCGCCATCAGAGGCAGTAACATCAGAAATCTCAGAAGG GTGGAGGTTCCCAAGTATCTTCGGTAA